In Cellulomonas wangsupingiae, the genomic window GCGCCGGCCGTAGAGCGACGTGCCGATGCCGCGCTCGTGCTCGTTCCAGAACGCGTGCACCGCCTCGTCGGGCACCGACCAGTCGAAGGCGCCGGTCTCGTCCTCCAGGTAGCCGTCGAGCGAGGTGTTGGCTGCGTAGATCAGCTTGCCCATGAGTGTCTCCGGAAGGTGGGGGGGCTCAGAGGTGGGGAGCGTCGCGGCCGGTCCCGTCCGGCGCCGCGAAGATCGCCTGCATCTTGTCGATGCACTGCTCCTGCCCGGCCTGCGACTGCGCCCGCGTCTCCTCGTCCACGTACCCGGTCTCGGTCAGGGTCAGGCGCGTGCGCCCGTCCGGCAAGGGCTCGAGGAGGACCACGTGCGGCACCTCGACGGGCACGGTCGCCGGCACGCCTGCCTCGCCCGGGGTGAGCGCTGTGCCGGCCTCGTCGACGAACGTGCTGACGAACGCGAGGCGCTCCGGTGGTTGGACGACGCGGAACGACCACCGGTTGTGGATCCGGAAGCCGCCCCACTCGTCG contains:
- a CDS encoding SRPBCC family protein encodes the protein MTTDDRPDAPRTEHAVVVSRELDVPPDVAWTAWSDPDLLRRWWGPTGFTCPRADVDVRVGGSTVVTMQAPDEWGGFRIHNRWSFRVVQPPERLAFVSTFVDEAGTALTPGEAGVPATVPVEVPHVVLLEPLPDGRTRLTLTETGYVDEETRAQSQAGQEQCIDKMQAIFAAPDGTGRDAPHL